A DNA window from Arachis duranensis cultivar V14167 chromosome 3, aradu.V14167.gnm2.J7QH, whole genome shotgun sequence contains the following coding sequences:
- the LOC107481975 gene encoding protein UNUSUAL FLORAL ORGANS, translating to MEGFHHHHSSITSPFSYTFAITGTAATTSTFNTTPWMNSRIWSKLPQRLIDRILAFLPPPAFFRARSVCKRWYALLFSNSFLELYLQVSPRRHWFIFFNHKISKSYIYKNNNNGATGTASNHNNDGYLFDPYDMAWYRISFTLVPSGFSPASSSSGLLCWVSDEAGPKTILLCNPIIGSLTQLPPTPRPRLFPSIGLTVTPTCIDVTVAGDDMISPYAVKNLTSESFHIDGGGFYSIWGTTSSLPRLCSLESGRMVYAEGKFYCMNCSPFSVMAFDITSNAWFKIQAPMRRFLRSPSLLECKGKLLLIAAVEKSKLNVPKSLRVWTLQSCGTMWVESERMPQQLYVQFAELEGGNGFECVGHGEFIVIIIRGTDKALLFDISRKRWQWIPPCPYRRHHHHGFVDELHGFAYEPRLATPVTGLLDHLTLPFQNFNA from the exons ATGGAAGGTTTTCATCATCACCATTCTTCTATCACCTCTCCTTTCTCTTATACCTTTGCCATCACGGGCACCGCTGCAACAACAAGCACCTTCAACACCACACCATGGATGAATAGCAGAATATGGAGCAAGCTTCCTCAGAGGCTCATTGATCGCATCCTCGCCTTCCTCCCTCCTCCTGCTTTTTTTCGAGCTCGTTCTGTGTGCAAGAGATGGTACGCCCTTCTCTTCTCCAACTCTTTTCTCGAATTATACCTTCAAGTCTCACCCAGACGCCACTGGTTCATCTTCTTCAACCACAAGATCAGCAAAAGCTACATctacaagaacaacaacaatggcGCCACCGGCACTGCCTCCAATCACAACAACGACGGTTACCTCTTTGATCCCTATGACATGGCATGGTATCGAATCTCCTTCACTCTCGTCCCATCTGGATTCTCTCCCGCTTCTTCTTCATCGGGATTACTGTGTTGGGTTTCTGATGAAGCTGGTCCCAAAACCATACTTCTCTGCAACCCTATCATCGGTTCTCTTACTCAGTTACCACCCACACCAAGGCCAAGACTCTTCCCTTCCATTGGCTTAACCGTTACTCCAACCTGCATCGACGTCACAGTAGCTGGCGACGACATGATTTCCCCTTATGCCGTCAAGAACTTAACATCAGAGAGCTTTCACATCGACGGAGGGGGATTCTACTCCATATGGGGAACAACTTCTTCTCTTCCCCGGCTTTGCAGTCTTGAATCTGGAAGAATGGTTTATGCAGAAGGAAAATTCTACTGCATGAATTGCAGCCCCTTTAGTGTTATGGCGTTTGACATAACCTCCAACGCGTGGTTCAAGATCCAAGCTCCCATGAGAAGGTTCTTGCGCTCTCCCAGCTTGCTTGAGTGTAAGGGCAAGCTCCTCCTCATCGCCGCTGTTGAGAAGAGCAAGCTCAACGTCCCCAAGAGCTTGAGGGTTTGGACCTTGCAATCTTGCGGAACAAT GTGGGTGGAGAGTGAGAGGATGCCGCAGCAGCTGTACGTTCAGTTTGCGGAATTGGAGGGTGGGAATGGGTTTGAGTGCGTAGGGCATGGAGAATTCATTGTCATAATCATCCGTGGCACCGACAAAGCGTTGTTGTTTGACATTTCTAGGAAGAGGTGGCAGTGGATTCCGCCCTGTCCTTATCGTCGTCACCATCATCATGGGTTTGTTGATGAGTTGCATGGTTTTGCATATGAGCCTAGACTTGCTACTCCCGTTACTGGACTTCTTGATCACTTAACACTCCCCTTTCAGAACTTTAatgcttaa